A single genomic interval of Odontesthes bonariensis isolate fOdoBon6 chromosome 3, fOdoBon6.hap1, whole genome shotgun sequence harbors:
- the snrpe gene encoding small nuclear ribonucleoprotein E, whose amino-acid sequence MAYRGQGQKIQKVMVQPINLIFRYLQNRSRIQVWLYEQVNMRIEGCIIGFDEYMNLVLDDAEEVHMKTKNRKPLGRIMLKGDNITLLQSVPT is encoded by the exons ATGGCGTACAGAGGACAAGGCCAGAAGATCCAGAAGGTTATGGTGCAGCCCATT AACCTCATTTTTAGATACCTTCAAAAT CGTTCACGAATCCAGGTCTGGCTGTATGAGCAGGTGAACATGCGGATAGAAGGCTGCATTATT GGTTTTGATGAGTACATGAACCTGGTGCTTGATGATGCTGAGGAGGTCCACATGAAGACTAAGAACAGAAAGCCCCTGG GGAGGATCATGTTGAAGGGAGACAACATTACCCTGCTGCAGAGCGTGCCCACCTAG